In Cryptomeria japonica chromosome 1, Sugi_1.0, whole genome shotgun sequence, the sequence TTGAAATGTTGTGTTTGGGAGGATTTAAGGTGTCCTTGAAGTAGATTGAGTCATTTGAATATTAAAGCCCTTGTTGTCATGGTTTCATGATTGCGTCATTgagcccattgttgtgaaataAACCTACTTGGTATGGATATGTTTTTATGTAGTTGAGTTTTGAACCCCACCTACTCCATCACATTATAACTTTCGGGGTCTTTGCATGTATCTTTTTAAATTCTAGATTTCAGTTGGTCCTTTCCTATAGTGGCTAAAGCTATTTGATTTTCATATAAGTTGAATTAGCATTTGAAAGCTTCTCCAAACCTTATGTGATGCTTTGTATATATCTTTAATTAAATTCTCGGTTTTAGTTGATTGATTAGTGTAGTGGCTGAAAATTTCATCATCTCTTATGTTAGAGTTTGAATAATTTTTCTTGGTAATTCATGTGGGTTTAATTTTGTACTACGAGGTTTGAACATGTCATTTTAACTTTTGGGATCTTatgttgcattttacatatatctTTAATTAAACTCTAGATTTTAATTGATCCTTTCCTATAGTGGTCAAAAGTTTCTTCATTATAACTTCTAGGTAAAGTGTCTTGAGGTTTGAACATGTCATAACTTTTAGGTAGAATTTTGTGTTATACAAGGTTTGAACGTCATTATAACTTCTAGGTAAAGTGTCTTGAAGTTTGAACATGTCATTATAAGTTTTATATAAAGTGAGATTTTTGAACATATCATGAAATTTTTTAGATAAAATGTCATCTTTGTTGGAGTTTGAATACACAATCAATATTCATCTATTTAATAATACTACTTCATACTAATTTACTATCTATTTAAGTACACAATCAATATTCTTCTATTTATCAACACCATCTATTAGTTTATACAATACTATCCACCACTTTACACTCCAAGATATTTACATAAACTATATTAAAATCCTAAATTTTAGAGATTTTCCACCAAATGAAATTTCATTTTGTGTATGTTAAAATTCCTTATGTTAAGATGTATTCTTCATTGTTCCTGGTGTGGCTAGAATTTGAAGACAATTTAGATTACTCTATAGTATTTGTCTATCCAAGAAAGATGCCCATCAATTTTCTCTTTACAACTTTTACATAGATCTTATTTaggaaaaagatttcaaatgaaaTTTAGATAGCTCACTTCCCAAGCCTTCAAAGACACACTTTTCCAAGAAAAAGTAATAAACTATTTAATTTCTTTTAACCTTTGTGGAGTAGTAAACAAGTATAGATCTCTCTCTTCATAAATCTTGTCTACTAATTTGTAAAATTTGTAAAAAATTTCAACAAAAAGAAATAAAGATCTAAAGAAAAAGAACACTACAAATTTTAGTTAGCTCTTTCATATGGCAATAGCCTGAGCCTTCTAAAGTGTTGAAAGATACATTTTTTATAAGAAAATTAAGTACATTTTATATCTTTTAGTCATTAAGAGTGATAGTTTAATtcatttgagactttaaaaatctctaaaatattcaataaagaaaaataaatctaaaaagttCCCAACTCTTTTCAAATACCACTTGTTTATAGTTAACTCCCTCCATGACCATAACCTCCTATAAATAGTTTATAGTCAACCCTTTTTTAGTAGTAAGGAGAATAtgacctctccctccctccctccataaaTCTTGTGATAATGAAACCATCCATGTAcataataaattcaataatttctcAATTCAATAATTTCTCAAATCTTTGAAATTTTGAATAACTTTCATACAATCATACCATACCATAACCTACTCATAACCATAAACATAAAGATATTGAATTAAACATAAAGATATTGAATAACCTTCCTAAAACAATAGggataacctaaccataacctaaatGTTAAGACACTTTTCCTAAAAATAACCCTTCTTCCCCATAAACCTTGTCTACTAAATATGGAGGCATCTATGCACAAAATAGTTCCAATATTCACATTTACTAATAACAGCTATATATGACCCTTTTTCTCCATAAATCTTGCCCACTAATTAGGAAGACATCTATATGCACATAATAGTTCTAACATTCACATTTCCTAAGCCTTGTGAATATCACTGAACTTCGATGAAAATACACAATTGAATACATTGTGTAGTGGATTAAATAGTAAAGAGTCGTTGTCCCAAGCCATGCTTAAAAAAGCTAAATTAAGGAAAAACTAAGATGCTCTGCTAAAGACAAACAACCATAACAATCAAagtacattaaaaaaaaatagtaatattCATGAAGCACTGCAACATTATGCACATTCCAACAATAACGAATTTTAATACCATTTGACTGATTTTTTGTTGTTATCAAAAAATATTCTTCTAATGATTTGACAAAGCTACGCAGAGTGGTGGCCACAACAGTAAAAAGTAAAGAGAGCTGCAGCATGTCAGGGAGACAAAACATGACAAAAGCTAATCACACTTGTATTCCTTTACAAGGCTCGATCACACTAAAACATGACATTGACATACTAAAGCATCAAGATCATCATCAAATCACAACCTTGGTGAGAATCAAAAATGTAATAACATAAGAAATAAATGTAAAAACTTCCTAGATTTGGGCTATTTTCAGTGAGACCAGTGATCATCATAGAATTCGTCAGCTTCGGGTGCAGAAACAGAGGACAGATAAGGCAGACCATGGAAGGCGTTGGCAATGGAGGTGAGGGCGGAGGTGCAGTGATCATCAGGAAGAGAGAGCGAGGAGAGTGAATCTTCAATACGGCACTTAAGGGAGTCGAACATCATGTGAGGTTCATGCATCATCAAAGCCAGAACATCGGCCATGGTCTGACCTGGCAGAGCTCTGGTAATGGCGAAACAATGAGGTCCATTGCTCTGAACCACGTGGACCACATTCGGAGTACCAAACAGATTGTGCAGACCACCCAGAGCCTCTTGATACGCCCCACCTAGAAACATTCCCAGATAATATGGCTCCTCGCCTGAGGTCAATGAATGAACGGGCAATCCACCCGGCCCACCCGGCCCACCGGACCCAGCTCCTCCTATAAAAGTGTCGATTTTGCCGTCGCTGTCGCAAGTGAGATCCGACAGAATAGCCTGCACGGTGGGCTTCTCCGTGAGCTTGTGAATTGGCATAACGGGAAAGAGCTGACCAATCGCCCAGTAATCCGGTATGGAGGTGAAGATTGAAAGGTTCACATGGCAAACTGCTGGTCTGGCGGGATACAAGGTGTCGCAGAGTCCGTCCACCATGGCCAGTTGTTGCAGCCCGAGTCGGCCTTCCTTGAACAAGTCGACAGCCTTGATTTTCATCCGATCAGCACACACCAGGCTACGTGGGTAATCCCCAATTAGGGCCAACGCCTCCAGTGATTTGTATTCAGCCGCCAGTTCATCCGGAATCCCGTCCTGGTCGAAGTCCAGCCCGGAGGTGGTTTTCTGGTCGACGGACACCACGTCGAAGATTAGAAGAGAGTGGTGAGAAACGAGCGCCCTGCCGCTCTCGCTGCACAGCACGGGATGACACACGCCTTTCTGGTCACAGGCCGTTTTCACGGCCGTTACGACCGTGCTGGCGTATTCTTCCAAGGTATAGGCCACCGACATATCGGAAGATCCCGATTTGGTTCCGTCGTAGTCGATGCCGAGACCGCCTCCAATGTCAATGATTCTCATGTTTGTCCCCAGCTTGGCCAATTCGCAGTAGATGAAGGCGGCTTCACTGACGCCGTCGTTGAGCAGGGCCACCGACGGGATCTGGGATCCGATGTGGAAGTGCAGCAGCTGGAGACAGTCAAGCATATCAGCGGCCTTAAGTTTTTTCACAACATTCAGAATCTCCAGGGTTGTTAGCCCGAATTTGCCCTTCTCACCGGATGTGCCCCCAAAGTGGCCAGCGTGCTTGGTCCGGAGCTTGGCACGGATTCCTATTACAGGTCTCACCGACAGTTTCTGACTCGCAGAAATCACCACATCCAGCTCTTCGACTTGTTCTAGGACAATCACGGTGTTGAAATTCAGGCTCCGTGCGACCAGAGCAAGGGAGACGTACTCCTCATCCTTGTACCCATTGCAGATGAGCAATGCCTTGGGGTTCCCTTTACAGAGACAGGCCATGGTGAGGAGCAGCTCGGGCTTTGACCCAGCCTCTAGACCAAAGGCAAATTCCTTTCCGAACTCCACAATGTTTTCTACCACATAACGGTCCTGGTTGCACTTGACGGGGTAAACTCCTTGAAAATGGGAATCATACCTCTGCATGGCTATGGCGGCGTTGAAGGCACATTGCAGGGCCTCGAGCCTGTGGCGCAGCACGTCCGGGAATCTAATGATGAGCGGAGTGGCCATCCCCAGCCCTCCTGCCGACTTGGGCCCAACGGCTTTCTTGACGACCTTCATCACATCGATCTCCTCCCAGGGAAGGGTGCGGGCCCCGTGCGGTCGGACGGCGACATTCCCGCTCTCGTTCACCTTGAAGTAGGGCGCTCCCCAACCGTCTACTCCATAAAGCGCCGATGAGTGGGACGCGGACCAGGGCAGGGATATGGGCAGGCCCGGATTGTACAGAGTGGGGTCACCAGCAGGAAGAGAGCCTTCCCCGGGCATGCGGACAAAGGCATAATGGCTGGAATTTGAATGAGGATGGGTGTGGATATGGGGATGGGGAGCTTCCACAGAATTCACGCAAGCCAGGGGCGGCATCTCTTCCTGCTTGGTCTCTACACCGCGCGTCTCACGGCTGGGGGGCTTTTAAAGCCGCCGAGGCCGCAGCCTCGGCTCCCCCTCTACTATACCAAACAGTACCCTACTCCCTGTTCTATTCACAGATCTCTCACCACAACCCTAACAACAGAAAACTCGCATGCAAGGGAAAAAACACACCACAACCCAAAACCAATGAGAAACAGAACAGCCCACGAAACCAAAACACCCAACTGATATTCCAATATAGCTTTCTTGGGTGGTTTTACAGATGACTTACAGACCCAATGAACCAGAACCCAACTGCACAAGCCCAATCAATACAAACCCAATCAACCGACTTGAGCCCAATACAGAGAACCCAAGAAAGTGAACAAACCAATACAGGGAGCCCAAGAAAAGGCCAAAAAAAACAGAACCAATTCAGAGAGACCTAGAAAGGGATGAAACCAATACCCAAAAGAGGTTTTCGGTTCAAGAAAGAGCACTAGAGCAACTACTACCCAATAAATTCAAAGCCAATATCAAACAATAGGTCTAAAACAGGGGCAATGGAGGGCTACCTATGAAGGGCAATGAAAGGCAGTGAGTGGCTCTGGCTCTTTTCTCTCTTGGAAACAAAGCAGAGGGCAATCAATGCATGCAATGGACGAGAGGAAGTGGGAAGGCGAGGTCGGTTTATATAGCAAGTTGGGCGGGCCTGCCCACACTTTCCTCGCAGTAACGTAACATGCGTTCCACTTGCCCCGCCCTAATCTTTACCATATGGACGCGCTTTTGCCAACTTACCTATTTTGAGATGAGTTGAGAATAATAAATATCTGGTAACTAATCAAACAAACTTCTTTCAATACTCGTTTTGGTTCCACCACAAAAATGCAATGCGCGGCCAGGCGCCACATGGCTTAACCACTACTTTACCTTTACTTGCATTCGCGGTACTTCTCTTTTTAGTCCAAGACGTTCCCTTCACGTCAATAATGCAACTTCCCTTCTTTCCATCCGCACTTGCACTCGacctatttttttataaaaaatatcgcAAAATTCACTGAAACTTCCCTTCGTTTCGCTACCTGATGAGGTGAAATTGAAATTAggggattttttttgaatttgcacTGCCCCACCCCACGCCAAATGTCTCTCTGTGAATGCTATAATTTCACGCGCTTCTGTGAAAAACAAGGAAATTATTGTTGTTTTTACTATTGTGAATGTTATAGCCGGGTCCAAAGCATGTGAGAGGACTTTTAGTAAGTCgcaattagggtttttcttgacgCCGTGCAATTACGAAAAAACAATTAGGGTGGCGTGGGATGCTAGGGCAATTGGGGTCCTTGCGTGTGACCCACCCCA encodes:
- the LOC131070305 gene encoding arginine decarboxylase — its product is MPPLACVNSVEAPHPHIHTHPHSNSSHYAFVRMPGEGSLPAGDPTLYNPGLPISLPWSASHSSALYGVDGWGAPYFKVNESGNVAVRPHGARTLPWEEIDVMKVVKKAVGPKSAGGLGMATPLIIRFPDVLRHRLEALQCAFNAAIAMQRYDSHFQGVYPVKCNQDRYVVENIVEFGKEFAFGLEAGSKPELLLTMACLCKGNPKALLICNGYKDEEYVSLALVARSLNFNTVIVLEQVEELDVVISASQKLSVRPVIGIRAKLRTKHAGHFGGTSGEKGKFGLTTLEILNVVKKLKAADMLDCLQLLHFHIGSQIPSVALLNDGVSEAAFIYCELAKLGTNMRIIDIGGGLGIDYDGTKSGSSDMSVAYTLEEYASTVVTAVKTACDQKGVCHPVLCSESGRALVSHHSLLIFDVVSVDQKTTSGLDFDQDGIPDELAAEYKSLEALALIGDYPRSLVCADRMKIKAVDLFKEGRLGLQQLAMVDGLCDTLYPARPAVCHVNLSIFTSIPDYWAIGQLFPVMPIHKLTEKPTVQAILSDLTCDSDGKIDTFIGGAGSGGPGGPGGLPVHSLTSGEEPYYLGMFLGGAYQEALGGLHNLFGTPNVVHVVQSNGPHCFAITRALPGQTMADVLALMMHEPHMMFDSLKCRIEDSLSSLSLPDDHCTSALTSIANAFHGLPYLSSVSAPEADEFYDDHWSH